Proteins from a genomic interval of Halarsenatibacter silvermanii:
- a CDS encoding type IV pilus twitching motility protein PilT, whose protein sequence is MNLKKVLEEIVENDNISDLHLTVNSRPIVRETGRLEYYSGDVGKLGGDELRKIARSIMDEDQWSRFQEEGELDFSYSLPGVSRFRINVYQQRGSVSLALRIIPQGVPSIDELGLPQVLKKLARQRRGLILCTGPTGSGKSTSLAAMIQEINKNRKAHIITLEDPIEYLHNHRQSIVHQREVGSDTTSFSKALRAALRQDPDVILVGEMRDLDTISIALEAAETGHVVMSTLHTNSAAQTVDRIIDAFPSGQQEQVRTQLASIIKGVIAQQLLPKKDDDGRIAAFEIMVGTSAVKNIIREGKSSQLESAIQTGGKHGMIMMENYLLDLYNQGKISRETAVDRARNTDYLRKRINR, encoded by the coding sequence ATGAATCTAAAAAAAGTTCTGGAAGAAATAGTCGAGAATGACAACATCTCCGATCTTCATCTGACGGTTAATTCCCGGCCAATAGTGCGCGAGACCGGCCGGCTGGAATACTATTCCGGCGATGTGGGTAAGCTGGGAGGCGATGAACTGAGAAAGATTGCCCGCAGCATAATGGATGAAGATCAATGGTCAAGATTTCAGGAGGAGGGAGAGCTGGATTTTTCCTACAGCCTGCCCGGAGTTTCCCGCTTTCGTATCAACGTTTACCAGCAGCGGGGATCTGTATCGCTGGCCCTGAGGATAATTCCTCAGGGTGTGCCCAGCATAGATGAACTGGGACTGCCCCAGGTGCTCAAAAAGCTGGCCCGCCAGCGGCGGGGGCTGATTCTCTGCACCGGTCCCACCGGCAGCGGTAAATCTACAAGTCTGGCGGCTATGATTCAGGAGATTAACAAAAACAGAAAAGCCCATATCATAACTCTGGAGGATCCGATCGAATATCTTCATAATCACCGCCAGAGCATTGTTCATCAGCGCGAGGTCGGCAGCGATACCACCAGCTTCTCCAAGGCACTGCGGGCCGCCCTGCGTCAGGATCCGGATGTCATTCTGGTCGGTGAGATGCGCGATCTGGATACTATATCGATAGCTTTGGAGGCGGCCGAGACCGGCCATGTTGTGATGTCGACACTTCACACCAACAGCGCCGCTCAGACGGTTGACCGTATAATCGATGCATTTCCCTCCGGCCAGCAGGAGCAGGTCAGGACCCAGCTGGCTTCGATAATAAAAGGTGTAATAGCCCAGCAGCTTCTGCCGAAAAAAGATGATGATGGAAGGATAGCTGCTTTTGAGATAATGGTCGGTACCTCGGCTGTCAAAAATATCATCCGCGAGGGCAAATCAAGCCAGCTGGAATCGGCCATACAGACCGGCGGCAAACACGGAATGATCATGATGGAAAATTATCTGCTCGATCTTTATAATCAGGGTAAAATTTCCCGGGAGACGGCCGTCGATCGGGCCCGCAACACCGATTATCTGCGCAAGCGGATCAACAGATAA
- a CDS encoding type II secretion system F family protein has product MSPEFNYRVRDRSGNTEEGTVRASSRSEAARTLREDGYFVASLEEMEQEDEGEGGGFLDREIDLSFLAFWRGGLDTEGLAKFSEQFSVLISAGIPIVDALDIVREQTEADHFEQVLEEIISDIEGGEGFSSALQQHPDYFPSFFCQLIRAGETGGILDEVLVELAQHYRRQHEIKEDIKSALYYPVAIIAIAVAAIIFLLTFVVPEIMEIFDALDVVLPLPTLILIGMSNFMQAFWWLLLLAIVILFMAGLSFYRTRRGKLIFDTIILKIPLVGSLVLKISIARFSRTLALLLDSGVNLLSALPVVEEIVANRVIEKSLIEARGRLRGGVNISQPMRESGLFPPMVVQMIEVGEETGSLADMLNKVSGYYEMEVQKTIQGSISLIEPALIVFLAVVVGFIALSVVLPLFDLYAAL; this is encoded by the coding sequence ATGTCACCGGAGTTTAATTACAGGGTTCGCGATCGAAGTGGTAATACCGAAGAGGGTACCGTCAGAGCTTCCAGCCGCAGTGAAGCAGCCAGAACCCTGCGGGAAGATGGTTATTTTGTCGCCTCCCTGGAAGAGATGGAACAGGAAGATGAAGGAGAAGGAGGAGGATTTCTGGACCGGGAGATAGATCTCTCATTTCTGGCCTTTTGGCGGGGAGGGCTCGATACCGAGGGTCTGGCCAAGTTTTCCGAGCAGTTTTCTGTTTTGATTTCGGCCGGTATACCCATCGTCGATGCTCTTGATATCGTGAGAGAACAGACGGAAGCCGACCATTTTGAGCAGGTACTGGAAGAGATTATAAGCGATATCGAAGGAGGCGAGGGTTTTTCCAGCGCCCTGCAGCAGCATCCGGACTATTTTCCCTCTTTTTTCTGTCAGCTAATCAGAGCAGGTGAGACCGGCGGTATTCTGGATGAGGTGCTGGTGGAACTGGCTCAACATTACCGCCGCCAGCATGAGATAAAAGAGGATATAAAATCGGCCCTGTATTATCCCGTGGCTATTATTGCGATAGCTGTTGCCGCCATTATATTTCTACTGACTTTTGTGGTGCCTGAAATCATGGAAATTTTTGATGCGCTGGATGTTGTCCTGCCGCTTCCGACTTTAATCCTCATAGGTATGAGCAATTTCATGCAGGCATTCTGGTGGCTTCTGCTGCTGGCGATTGTAATCTTATTTATGGCCGGTTTATCTTTTTATAGAACCAGGCGGGGCAAATTAATCTTTGATACCATAATTTTGAAAATTCCTCTGGTGGGATCGCTGGTTTTGAAAATATCGATAGCTCGCTTTTCCCGCACGCTGGCCCTTTTGCTGGACAGCGGAGTCAACCTCCTCTCAGCCCTGCCGGTGGTAGAGGAGATAGTTGCCAACCGAGTAATAGAAAAATCTCTGATTGAGGCCCGGGGACGTCTCAGAGGGGGAGTTAATATCTCTCAGCCCATGAGGGAAAGCGGGCTTTTCCCGCCTATGGTGGTGCAGATGATCGAGGTGGGGGAAGAAACAGGCAGCCTGGCCGATATGCTCAACAAAGTTTCCGGCTATTATGAGATGGAGGTGCAGAAAACCATCCAGGGATCGATCTCGCTGATAGAACCGGCTTTAATAGTTTTTCTGGCTGTTGTAGTAGGTTTTATAGCTCTATCCGTCGTTCTGCCTCTATTCGATCTCTATGCAGCATTATAA
- a CDS encoding prepilin peptidase, whose protein sequence is MQSFIFLLLGLIVGSFINVLIVRVPRGQSIINPRSHCPDCGHELKAFELIPVLSFILLRGKCRECGVTIPLRYPLVELMTGFLFLANFYLAAEPVELISGMVFITLLLPLSVIDLREQILPDKLNLAGMAAGLTLSFFRVDFTPLTSISGILAGGGFLFALAIISRGGIGGGDIKLMLFTGSFLGAPLVLISIFLAAILGLIASLPSLFRGQMGLKSKLPFGPFLALSALILWYFGAELLSFYLQLF, encoded by the coding sequence ATGCAGTCATTTATCTTTCTGCTGCTGGGTCTTATCGTCGGCAGCTTTATAAACGTCCTGATAGTAAGAGTTCCCCGGGGCCAATCTATAATCAATCCCCGCTCCCATTGTCCCGATTGCGGCCATGAGCTGAAAGCTTTTGAGCTGATACCGGTCTTGAGTTTTATCCTGCTGCGGGGAAAATGCCGCGAGTGCGGGGTTACTATACCGCTGCGATATCCGCTGGTAGAACTCATGACAGGATTTTTGTTTTTGGCCAACTTTTATTTGGCGGCTGAACCGGTGGAACTAATTTCGGGGATGGTATTCATAACCCTGCTGCTGCCTTTGAGCGTGATCGATCTGCGCGAGCAGATACTTCCCGATAAATTGAACCTGGCCGGCATGGCGGCCGGCCTGACTTTAAGTTTTTTTCGGGTCGATTTCACTCCTCTGACCTCGATTTCCGGCATTCTGGCCGGCGGAGGTTTCCTTTTTGCCCTGGCGATCATTTCCCGCGGAGGTATAGGGGGCGGAGATATAAAGCTTATGCTTTTTACAGGTTCTTTTTTGGGAGCTCCGCTGGTGCTGATCAGCATATTTCTGGCCGCAATTCTGGGGCTTATAGCCTCGCTGCCCTCGTTATTTCGCGGACAGATGGGACTTAAAAGCAAACTGCCCTTCGGCCCTTTTCTGGCGCTCTCAGCTCTAATTTTATGGTATTTCGGCGCTGAACTTCTTTCGTTTTATCTGCAGCTTTTTTAA
- the pilM gene encoding pilus assembly protein PilM, whose product MFNRIKKILSGTRFTAVDFGHSSIKLAQGKARNNSFELTGLDREDLEPGAVKEGEIDDISLVVESMEKLLQRGLRRKGEILYAPASGQIVVRIIELPQMPEDELEEAIRWEADDYLPIPIDRAELEYIILEELEEEYRVLISVIPGEVLVDYQEVFSQLNLKPKVANLQELALVSLLLYLDEFSEPSAIIDMGGRRTQVVIGADHNIFLCRGSDVGGSDFTEFYQAEAESWQEAEDLKRERGIPAESKDFLELESSPSIQIDNLIREIERSLNYYSSQNRGETVENIYFTGGGFKLAGLVERIEEQLNIEMTGLDFTEKLGFSPENSDADDFHGVSVGLMASEVIEGEG is encoded by the coding sequence ATGTTTAATAGAATAAAAAAGATCCTGTCCGGAACCCGATTTACTGCGGTTGATTTTGGCCACAGCAGCATCAAGCTGGCTCAGGGAAAGGCCAGAAATAATTCTTTTGAGTTGACCGGGCTCGACCGGGAAGATCTGGAACCGGGCGCTGTAAAAGAGGGAGAGATAGATGATATTTCTCTGGTGGTAGAATCGATGGAAAAGCTTTTACAGCGGGGGCTGCGCAGAAAAGGCGAAATTCTTTATGCTCCCGCCTCCGGACAGATTGTTGTCAGGATAATAGAACTTCCGCAGATGCCGGAAGATGAGCTGGAAGAAGCTATCCGCTGGGAAGCTGATGACTATCTGCCGATACCTATCGATCGGGCTGAGCTGGAATATATAATTCTGGAGGAGCTGGAAGAAGAGTATCGGGTTCTGATCTCGGTTATTCCCGGCGAGGTGCTGGTTGACTATCAGGAGGTTTTCAGCCAGCTAAATCTGAAGCCGAAAGTGGCCAATTTGCAGGAACTGGCCTTAGTATCACTGCTTCTATATCTGGATGAATTCTCCGAACCGAGCGCCATTATAGATATGGGCGGCCGGAGAACCCAGGTGGTCATCGGGGCAGATCACAATATATTTTTATGCCGCGGTTCTGATGTGGGTGGTTCGGATTTCACCGAGTTTTATCAGGCCGAAGCGGAGAGCTGGCAGGAAGCTGAGGACCTTAAACGCGAGCGGGGAATTCCGGCTGAAAGCAAGGATTTTCTGGAGCTTGAGAGCAGTCCTTCCATTCAAATCGATAATTTAATCAGGGAAATCGAGCGCTCGCTCAACTATTACAGCAGTCAAAATAGGGGAGAGACCGTCGAAAATATTTATTTTACAGGCGGAGGTTTTAAGCTTGCGGGCCTGGTGGAGAGAATCGAGGAGCAGCTCAATATCGAGATGACCGGGCTTGATTTCACCGAAAAACTGGGATTTTCCCCGGAAAACTCCGATGCTGATGATTTCCACGGTGTGAGTGTCGGCCTGATGGCCAGCGAGGTGATCGAAGGTGAGGGTTAA
- a CDS encoding PilN domain-containing protein, with the protein MRVNFLDEEKISREIRWDQIFIVLAIILLLAAPALHFSYHLYGARQIENEIDRVNRQIGLIQADVEEHQRLEEQVEEYQEIIEDRQMRHLLPEALRSLGEEISADIHLEYLEFYEGEIFIGGVGSSTGEVLGYASSLERAAPFSSAEVENLDSNDTVDFDMHLEVKREGE; encoded by the coding sequence GTGAGGGTTAATTTTCTCGACGAAGAAAAGATTTCCCGGGAGATAAGGTGGGACCAGATATTTATAGTGCTGGCGATCATTTTGCTGCTGGCCGCGCCGGCCCTGCATTTTTCCTACCATCTTTATGGTGCCCGTCAGATAGAAAATGAGATCGACAGGGTCAACCGCCAGATAGGTCTAATCCAGGCCGATGTGGAAGAGCACCAAAGACTGGAGGAGCAGGTTGAGGAATATCAGGAGATTATCGAGGATCGCCAGATGCGACATCTGCTGCCCGAAGCCCTGCGCAGCCTGGGTGAAGAGATTTCGGCAGACATTCATCTGGAATATCTGGAATTTTATGAAGGGGAAATTTTTATCGGAGGAGTCGGCAGTTCGACGGGGGAAGTGCTGGGTTATGCCTCAAGCTTAGAAAGGGCTGCACCTTTCAGCTCGGCTGAAGTGGAAAATTTGGACAGCAACGATACCGTCGATTTTGATATGCATCTGGAAGTAAAGCGGGAGGGGGAGTGA
- the gspM gene encoding type II secretion system protein GspM codes for MLDRFSKREKLFLLAGFLIVGLTLYYLLLFSPLREETANSRQQLENLEREYEDYLSQIEDIPRLEEELEELEEEVGIADEAEGPDRKENVLDFLDEGLARHDLNLRSYSPESAEDGDFVHLQLAGSYHGLLDFIGRSYEHYPRLKAEEMYINMEENVLEIEILLFLED; via the coding sequence TTGCTGGATAGATTTTCAAAGCGGGAAAAGCTTTTCCTGCTGGCAGGATTTCTGATAGTCGGGCTGACCCTTTATTATTTACTTCTTTTTTCTCCCCTGCGTGAAGAGACAGCAAATTCCCGCCAGCAGCTGGAAAATCTGGAGCGGGAGTATGAAGATTATCTGAGCCAGATCGAAGATATACCCCGCCTGGAAGAAGAACTGGAGGAGCTGGAAGAAGAGGTGGGAATCGCAGATGAAGCAGAAGGTCCTGATCGAAAGGAAAATGTGCTGGATTTTTTGGATGAAGGCCTGGCCCGTCATGATCTAAACCTCCGCAGCTACAGCCCTGAATCCGCTGAAGATGGGGACTTTGTTCATCTCCAGTTAGCCGGCAGCTACCACGGGCTGCTGGATTTCATCGGTCGCAGCTATGAACATTATCCCCGGCTTAAAGCTGAAGAGATGTATATAAATATGGAGGAAAATGTTCTCGAGATCGAAATATTATTATTTCTGGAGGATTAG
- a CDS encoding secretin N-terminal domain-containing protein: MMILLLMFSIGGGLESLQAVELDDQKIDMEYVDTPVREVLRSLARLSGENIVFDETVEGEITLELEGVDLRTAMDKILSVKDLDYYIEDEIMVVASPERIDELYREIERRLYTLEHTGTQEASELIGEMLPQVDVDMLPDQKRLILSGLPENLQEAEELLQEIDQPIPHESQVFSLENISPEEAAAEIESLFPDIFVSARQAYGDIIVRGHTDELNEAAKLIEDIDIPRDKIRETYLPADLDPEDLQRRLMEIYSEEELNVQISEGIITLEGRPAAVEEAIGVMSELEEVEEELVETSVRLNYIDVEEMQEIITGMEEGISLQASTERDTLFLQGGESRVRRAEDAVRELDHPRRQVLLEVNVEEISLDVLEEKGINVDELREDVSAIGLDYDDDYLISGFDVDMPEVYDLFEKEDATETLATPSLLTLDGEEAELEIVEEVPYREETDVDNGTDVSWEYEEVGVTLNFNPSVTEEDTINLHMEPEVSTIVDREFEGAPPETRARRFENTVKLHDGQTFAVGGLIQEEERHDMRQIPYLGDLPLLGRLFSYEELQEDQTEIFIFIEAHIVDIMEDDLDMEEIDHEVFEDRGEDFEVHSDPYGGMKDEQTQEDLIEPEAELDDPETGEILPEEDKDESLTDRMDEVIDDFMSRYENDENNYDNDVDNGKDENQSMDGEVDFKTTEEMPEPEHLQADELESRYLIQTGAFSEKRGAEIQAGNLLKRGYSAFLYSSEPYTVQVKGGQNREEAEELVQELEKLVDEVLLHRPEIQE; encoded by the coding sequence ATGATGATTTTGCTGTTGATGTTTTCGATTGGCGGGGGGCTTGAGAGCCTCCAGGCGGTCGAGCTTGATGACCAAAAAATAGATATGGAGTACGTGGATACGCCGGTGCGGGAGGTTTTACGTTCGCTGGCCAGGCTGAGCGGCGAGAATATCGTTTTTGATGAAACTGTTGAAGGCGAGATCACGCTCGAGCTTGAAGGCGTGGATCTGCGCACGGCGATGGATAAAATTCTCTCGGTAAAAGATCTTGATTATTACATAGAGGACGAGATCATGGTGGTGGCCAGTCCGGAAAGGATCGACGAACTTTACCGCGAGATAGAGCGCAGATTATATACTCTCGAGCATACAGGAACTCAGGAAGCCTCCGAGCTGATAGGTGAAATGCTGCCTCAGGTCGATGTCGATATGCTGCCGGATCAAAAGAGACTCATTTTAAGCGGTCTTCCTGAAAATTTGCAGGAAGCTGAAGAATTATTGCAGGAGATAGACCAGCCCATACCTCATGAATCGCAGGTTTTTTCTCTGGAAAATATCTCCCCGGAAGAAGCAGCTGCTGAGATCGAAAGCCTTTTTCCCGATATTTTTGTCAGTGCCCGCCAGGCTTACGGTGATATCATTGTCCGGGGTCATACAGATGAGCTGAATGAAGCCGCAAAATTAATCGAGGATATCGATATCCCTCGCGATAAAATCAGAGAAACATATTTACCTGCAGATCTCGATCCCGAAGATTTACAGAGGCGATTGATGGAAATTTATAGCGAAGAGGAACTAAATGTGCAGATCAGCGAGGGCATTATAACACTCGAAGGGCGTCCTGCAGCAGTGGAAGAGGCGATAGGTGTCATGTCTGAACTGGAAGAAGTGGAAGAAGAGCTGGTGGAGACTTCAGTGAGGCTCAACTACATAGATGTCGAAGAAATGCAGGAAATAATCACCGGCATGGAGGAAGGTATCAGCCTGCAGGCCAGCACCGAGCGCGACACACTTTTTTTGCAGGGAGGGGAAAGCAGGGTCCGTCGGGCTGAAGATGCAGTCAGAGAGCTTGATCATCCCCGTCGGCAGGTGCTGCTTGAAGTGAATGTAGAAGAAATTTCCCTTGATGTTCTGGAGGAAAAAGGCATTAATGTGGACGAACTGAGGGAGGACGTTTCAGCTATAGGACTCGATTATGATGACGATTATCTGATCTCCGGATTCGATGTCGATATGCCCGAAGTTTATGATTTATTTGAAAAGGAAGATGCAACCGAAACACTGGCCACTCCCAGTCTGCTGACGCTGGATGGGGAAGAGGCGGAGCTGGAAATTGTTGAAGAAGTCCCTTACAGAGAAGAAACCGACGTGGACAATGGAACTGATGTCAGCTGGGAATACGAAGAAGTGGGTGTAACTTTGAATTTCAATCCTTCGGTGACCGAGGAAGATACCATCAATCTGCATATGGAACCCGAAGTCAGCACAATCGTAGATAGAGAATTTGAGGGGGCGCCTCCTGAAACCAGAGCCAGAAGATTTGAAAACACGGTCAAACTTCATGACGGCCAGACTTTTGCCGTGGGAGGCTTGATTCAGGAAGAAGAAAGACATGACATGCGGCAGATACCCTATCTGGGAGATCTTCCCCTGCTGGGCAGATTATTCAGCTACGAAGAGCTGCAGGAAGATCAGACAGAGATTTTTATCTTCATAGAAGCTCATATTGTTGACATTATGGAGGACGATCTGGATATGGAGGAGATCGATCATGAAGTCTTTGAGGACAGAGGGGAAGATTTTGAAGTTCATTCTGATCCCTATGGAGGGATGAAAGATGAGCAAACCCAGGAGGATCTTATCGAACCTGAAGCAGAGCTCGATGATCCTGAAACCGGCGAAATTTTGCCGGAAGAAGATAAAGATGAATCGCTGACAGATAGGATGGATGAAGTCATAGATGATTTTATGTCTCGATATGAAAATGATGAAAATAATTATGATAATGATGTAGATAACGGCAAAGATGAGAACCAAAGTATGGACGGGGAAGTTGATTTTAAAACTACTGAAGAAATGCCGGAGCCCGAGCATTTACAGGCTGATGAGCTGGAATCCAGATACCTGATTCAGACAGGAGCCTTCAGCGAAAAACGGG